From the Maioricimonas rarisocia genome, one window contains:
- the pheA gene encoding prephenate dehydratase, with amino-acid sequence MAKKRATKKRVKKAAPPARKSTKSSRSRATTKSAAKKVVRKKPSGSIESRLKSLDREIVKLINQRTELTIDQLKASDEPQTLMFSTQAEAELWQRLDEANKGPLSSVAIRSVYREVLSAARSRIRTLRVAYLGPPFSFTHLAAIERFGKSADLIPVNTIASVFEEVNRGHADYGIVPIENSTDGRIVDTLDMFTRLPLRICGEVQMAVHHNLLSRSPRSEIVEIYSKPQALSQCRDWLARNMPQARLIEVTSTSTAAQLARDKPGAAAVASRQAAVQYELQIIADSIEDNTHNVTRFAVIGDDTTESTGRDRTALLLQIPHTPGSLSEALTAFKKNKINLTWIESFPLRGPEVGYLFFLDFEGHAKEAPIKRTLNDLEKKAVRLEVLGSYPRSEPLA; translated from the coding sequence ATGGCCAAGAAACGAGCGACCAAAAAGCGGGTCAAAAAAGCGGCTCCCCCCGCCCGCAAGTCGACCAAGAGCTCGCGCAGCCGTGCGACTACCAAGTCGGCCGCCAAGAAGGTTGTCCGCAAGAAACCTTCCGGTTCCATCGAATCGCGGCTGAAGTCCCTCGATCGCGAAATCGTCAAGCTGATCAATCAGCGGACAGAATTGACGATCGATCAGCTCAAGGCGAGCGACGAACCGCAGACGCTGATGTTCTCGACGCAGGCGGAAGCCGAGCTGTGGCAGCGCCTCGACGAGGCCAACAAGGGCCCGCTTTCCAGCGTCGCGATCCGTTCGGTCTACCGCGAAGTCCTCAGCGCCGCCCGCAGTCGCATCCGCACGCTCCGGGTCGCCTATCTCGGACCGCCTTTCAGCTTCACGCACCTGGCCGCGATCGAACGGTTCGGCAAGAGCGCCGACCTGATCCCGGTCAACACGATTGCCTCGGTGTTTGAAGAGGTGAACCGCGGACACGCCGACTACGGCATCGTCCCGATCGAGAACAGCACCGACGGCCGCATCGTCGACACACTCGACATGTTCACCCGGCTGCCGCTGCGGATCTGCGGCGAAGTTCAGATGGCGGTGCACCATAACCTGCTGTCCCGATCGCCCCGCAGCGAAATCGTCGAGATCTACAGCAAGCCGCAGGCTCTCTCGCAGTGCCGCGACTGGCTGGCCCGCAACATGCCGCAGGCCCGGCTGATCGAAGTCACCAGTACGTCGACTGCCGCCCAGCTGGCCCGGGACAAGCCCGGTGCCGCCGCCGTCGCCAGCCGGCAGGCCGCCGTGCAGTACGAGCTGCAGATCATCGCCGACAGCATCGAGGACAACACCCATAACGTCACCCGGTTCGCCGTAATCGGGGACGATACGACCGAGTCGACCGGCCGGGACCGGACAGCCCTGCTGCTGCAGATCCCGCACACGCCCGGTTCGCTCTCCGAAGCCTTGACCGCCTTCAAGAAGAACAAGATCAACCTCACGTGGATCGAGTCCTTCCCCCTTCGCGGTCCGGAAGTCGGTTACCTGTTCTTCCTCGATTTCGAAGGACATGCCAAAGAAGCGCCCATCAAACGGACGCTGAACGACCTCGAGAAGAAGGCTGTCCGGCTGGAAGTTCTCGGTTCCTATCCGCGCAGCGAACCGCTCGCCTGA